Sequence from the Paenibacillus tundrae genome:
CTGAACGCCTAGTGGCAAAATCAATCCAAAGGCCAATATAATCGCATGAACAAAAACACCCATATGTCCTCCCCCTTAGTCTGTTCATCTATAGTAAAGGAGGATGAACTCGACGTAACCAACCACTTGGATGGCATACATACCAACCAAATGTTATAGTGTCCATAACGATGCAAGCGATGAATTCATGTACATAATGGAGGTTACAACGAAGTGAAACGTTCTGATTCGTGGCCAAGCATGGACTGGAAGCCTAATCCCTCACAACCCTTGCCGCTGTATCAACAAATCGAACTATATATTCGCCAGAAAATTACGAGTGGCGAGTGGGCTCCGGGAACTCGTCTGCCTTCCCAGCGAACCTTAGCTCAGTCTATGGGTATTAATCGCAGCACACTTGTCAGCGCTCTGGATAATCTCACGGCCGCAGGTATGATTGAGGGTAGGCATGGCGGCGGTACGTATGTATGCAGCTTGGACTGGAACGCTCTACCTACTCGGGAAATGCCCAATTGGGAAGAAGCCTCCGAGGAGGGCTCCTATTACCCTAATCTCCCAGAAGTGCAGCAGATTAACCGATCGGAATTTCAACCAGGCATCATCCGCCTCGGTACAGGTGAGCTGGCTCCAGAGCTTATGCCACATGACGAATTCAATGAGATTTTGCTCACCTTATCCCGTCGCTCCCATAGCCTGAATTACCTTGAGCCACAGGGTAGTTTGGAGCTACGTGTTGCGCTGTCTGCGTATTTACAGAAGGTTCATGATATTCAAGCATCTCCTGCATCCATATTAATCGTATCCGGTTCAATTCAGGCGCTGAATCTCGTATCTGTAGGCCTGCTTCCAAGGGGAGCAACGGTCTTACTGGAGAAACCATCCTATCTGTATTCCATCCATGCTTTTCAGTCCGCCGGACTGAAGATGGGCGGCATTCCTTTAGACGACGAAGGCATACAGCTTGCTGAATTGAGCCAGGCATCCAACCGAGCTTTCAAGCAAGGTAACTTTCCGCTCCTATATACGATTCCTAGCTTCCACAACCCAACGGGCAATCTGATGAGCGCACAGCGCCGTGAAGAGCTACTGGCTACGGCATATACGACCGGATGCTCCATTCTGGAAGATGCCGCGTACACGGATCTATGGCTGGATGAACCTGCACCTAAGCCGCTAAAAGCGTTAGATCGAGAGGGACGCGTACTGCATATGGGCACACTGTCAAAAGCAGTCAGTCCCGGTCTGCGGCTGGGCTGGTTGGTCGGCCCGGAACCCGTCATTCGCCGGCTCGCAGATATTAAGATGCAGACGGATTATGGGACGAGTTCTCTGGCACAAGAAGCTGCTGCGGTATGGTTTGCTGACGGATATCACGAGCGACACATGGATCATCTAAGACCTGAGCTACGCAGCCGACGTGACTGTATGTTGGAACTGCTGCATCGCTATATGGGTGAACTTGCTCAGTGGAATATACCTCGTGGCGGGTTCTATATCTGGCTGCAATTAACTTGTGCTCCGCTCTCCATCAGACGAATCTTCCAGATGTGCTTAGATCGTGGTGTACTTATCCACCCTGGATACTTATACAACCGTCTCGATCAAGAGCACATTCGCCTGTCTTATGCATATTGCACACCAGAGCAAATGGAACAAGGGCTAGTCATTCTTGCAGAAACGGTACGTGAGTTGCTCTCTTCTCTTGAAAAGTAAATTCAAAAGCCGCCAAGAACGGAGCGAGAGTACTCTCCTCATCTTGACGGCTTGTTATTATATTTTAGATCCTTTGCTGTAGATCAACTTGCGGATGATCCGCTCAGCATAGAACAGATAGGTTGGATTCGTGATATCCATGATCTGACGTGCGCCATATTTCCCTGGCCCTTGCACCGTTGTTGCGAGCACGTCCGGATGCTCCTTAACCATCAATGTCGGAACCGCATACGTTGGCGTACCTACAATCACTTGAACCCCCGCCTGATGCATCGCACCCAGAACACGATCCACCTATGAGAAATCGAACACTCCATTCTGTGGTTCATGCGTGCTCCAAGTAGACTCTGCGATCCGTACCACGTTAATTCCTGCATCCTTCATCATCTGAATATGTTTCCTTCAGAAACAATGTAGTTACTCACGTAGGTTTGCCTACGCTCCGCTACTCCATTTCTATCTTCATCCCATCTTCTTGGTACTGAAAACCGTCCTTTTGGAACATGCACTTAAAGCAATTAAGGCAATGCTCCACATATCCAACAGGCTTTCCATGACTCTATGAATGATAACGTTTACATAACTAACAATAACCGTGTACTATATATGCAGGCTATCCCTGGTTTCTTACCAGAATCCAATGATTATGAAAATCAGGGTTAAACTGATTATAATGAAGTATACTAAGGGTGCTGATTGTGCAAAGCGATTGTTTTTACCCTTTTCCGAGGTGACGTTATGGAAACTAAATTACAGCTTCGAGAAATGCCGCAACACCTAATGGCACACTGGCTGCCGATTATTGATTGCAACATCAAACTGTACGGCGCACATAGCCAGCAGGTGCAGATGGGCTGGATGATGCCAGAGGAGTCACACCCAGGCTTCGAGCTTCTGCTCATATTGGAAGGCACCCAAGAAAGTATTATTCATGGATATAGACATCTGGTAGAAGAAGGCGACATTCTCTTAATTCCTCCGGGATACAAACATACGAATCAATGTGTCTCTACCACAGGCATGACTTATTTTAGCGCCCACTTCAATGTGGACGATCCTGTATTTATATTAAAGCTAATGTCCAGACACAGTCGAATCTACGAAGCGGGCACACCGGACAATCTGAAAATGCGCGCTATACTGGAGAGCTGGATGAGCATGATTAAACAAACGGAGGCTTATACTTCGACAGATAAGTTTATGATGCAGGCACGGATGTTTGAGCTGTTTGCGCTCTTGTCCCAGACAGCTGATCGTGAACCCGTCTCTACGATGTCCGGATCTGCGCCTAATGCACCCGCACCGACAGCTATGCACTATGCAGGGGCGATTGCGGAAGCGATTAAGCAGGCTTTTCACGCTCAGCTAAGAAATAAAGACGGCAATGTATCTACGATAAAGGTGGAGCAAATTATTGCTTCATTCGGGATCAGCCCAGGATATGGTCTGCAGATCTTCCGTAAAGTATACGGACGAGCACCGCGCGCATATCTATCAAGCCTAAAATTACAGGAAGCCAAAGTTCTCATCGAACAACCGGAGCTATCTCTAGGGGAAATTGCATGGAAGCTTGGCTATACCCATCTGTCGCATTTCAGCAGGCAGTTCAAACGCTGGACAGGCGAAAGCCCACTTCAGTATCGCAACTCTACCTTGAAAAAAAACCGCAGTGCTCCGCTCGATTCTTCCAGCGTGATTTCAGGCGTGAACGGAATGGATTAGAAGATTAGATTAATTAAAAGAATTGATAATCACAAGTCATGTCAGAGCTAAGTGGCACAATTAACGCTCATGATTCCGAATAGACTGGTATTCTTGAGGTGTGTTCATATTGCTTAACTGGTCTACCGCATCAAGAACACCTACACTTTCTAGTTCTTGCACGTCGATATAGAGGGGATTCATCTCCTCCAACCAGCCTGTGACTCGTAAACGGTCTTGGTCTAAGCATTGCGTAAGCTCTGTAAGCACACGTCTGTGATATACACCGGCAAGTGGATGCACACGTCCTGCTATTCGCGGCACAATGACAGAATGTTGATCGCTGGATTCGGCCAATTGCTTCATACCTGCGAAAAAGGAAGGCCTAATCAACGGCATATCACAAGCGCATACAAGGTTCCAATTCGTATCCGAAGCTTGAAGCGCTGCATGCAATCCAGCGAGCGGCCCCTTGCCCGGATATTGATCCTGAACACATTCATAACCCAGTTCTGCATATGTGGCGACATGAGAGCCACCCGCAACAATGATGCGGGCGACTTCCGGTATCATTGAACTAGCGATTTGGCTGAGCAACGTCGAACCCTTCACTGGCAATAGTGCCTTGTTCGATCCCATACGCCTAGATTGACCACCTGCCAAAATGATGCCCGTCCACTCTGTTGTGTTCACGACGATCTCCTCCAGTGCTAGTATTTTCGATTCGATGCTTGATAAGGAAAAGTAGCTTTTAGTCTATACATTGAAACCCCATACAACAAATGATACATTGAACAATATGATTCTGAAAGGAATGGCTCTATTGGATAAATTTGCACCAGGAAGAGGCAATCCCTCTTTGGTCTCGCTGAAACTATATAATTTCTTCATCTATGGGGCAATCTCCATCTTCGCCGGATTTCTGCAATTATACTTGCAAGAGATTGGTATGACCAAATTAGAGATTGGTAGCCTCATGGCGATCGGCCCATTTGTCTCCTTGTTTGCGAATCCCTTCTGGGGGTTCTGGAGCGATAAATCACGCAATATCCGTATTATTCTAATGATTATGATGGGAGGCACATTTGTGTTCTCTCAAGCTGTCTTCCATGCCCCTACCTATGCCTGGATCTACACGGCCATGATTGTTTTTTATTTTTTTCAAAGTCCGTTATTCGCTCAAACCAATAGTTTGATTCTTGGATACATTGATGGTACCTCGCAAAAGTTCGGTTCCTTCCGCCTATGGGGTTCCTTAGGCTGGGCACTAACCGCGGTAGCGGCTGGTCCACTAATTGATCGACTTGGCATAGGCAGTGTATCCATCGTCTTCGCGTGTATGATTATCGTTGCTTTTGCATTTTCGGTATTTCTGCCCAGACAGCCGGTTGCTTCAGATACGCCTGTAGTCACATTCCGACGGTTTGGAAAGGTCATGTTCAATCCCTATTTCATGGCATTCATTGGACTTGGCGTTCTGGTATCCGTGCCTAATGCAATGAACAGCACTTTCATGTCGCTCTATATTACCGAGATGGGCGGCAACAAACAAATGGTCGGCTGGGCGATCTTCACGTCTTCCATTCTGGAAGTCGGGGTCTTCTTACTGCTGGATCGATATCTGAAAAGAAAGATGAGCTTCCTGCTCGCCTCGCTTGTCCTAGTTAGTCTGCTGTTTGCCATCCGTTGGCAATTGATGGCTGAGTCTACTCTACCTATTGAAGTTGTACTCATTCAACTGATGCACTCCATTACCTTCGGTGGATACTTCTATGTAGGCACACAGCTTACGATGCTGTTTATTCCTAGACCGTATCGTTCCTCTGGTCAAGCTGTCTACACGATGGCGTGGGGCGGTCTGTCTGGTGTCATTGCAGGTTTGTTTGGCGGCTGGCTGTTCCAGAGCTTCGGTGCTGAACTTATGTACAACATCGGGGTATTCTTCTCGCTGATTGGTGCTGCTGGCTTCGCCATCATGTGGCTGATTAATCGGCGGAATGGATATCAGCCTGTTGTGTTGACCGAAATGGGTGATGGTTAATCTTTTGTTGGCAAAGGTTGAAACCTTGATTTACACGAGGGCACTTCGATGACAGAATAACCCTCCGATCGCTGTTACCCCCGGATTTTTTGGATTCCCCTTTTCAAAGGGTAAAATCCGGGGGTAAATGCGAGCGCTTCGCTTCTCCAGCTTTATTCTGTCCTCTCCGTTATGGTGTAAATAAAAACTTCAAACATTCAAACAAAAGATTAAGGGGCGGGGAGTAGGGTTAAAGCTCTTCGTTACGGCGTAACATCATCGTCCCTTACTACTCACAAACGATATAAAAGATTAAGTCTAGAGAGTAGGCAAAGGAGATACGTATGCTTCAATGCAGCCTACTTCTTAGAAAGTTCGTAGGGAGCCGAGCACTTTGGTCTCACCTTTGTCTTGTGATCGATGATGGCTTCGGCATGGACGAGAAGACATTAGAGATATTAAAGACGTTAACACTACATCTCACCTGGCACAATTCCAATGTAAGCCGTACCCATTACAACTCCGTAATAGTAATCTACATATAGAATTTAATTCGATTTAACCTCCCTACCTCAACATACCTGCGTGCCACTCCATTAATATTATTCTAGTCGTCTAACTCCCCTACCTCTCGCTGTTGGATCCAATTGTCTCATCCAGTAGTCATGAAATAGGGAACCTCGTGCTGGGAGCTGCATGCGGTGCGAATTACGATCTAGCAATCCTCTAAGTTTAACCTCCCTCAACCTAACCTTGTGTGTAATTCTAACGAACCCTAGGCGCCTTATTTGCCACAATTTCAGGAGATTCCAAAGCTAAGGAACCTCAGACACGTTATTGCGCGAAAAAGACCTTCAAATTACTAAAAAGATAGGTCATACGACGAAATAAGGTGTGTACGATTCGTTACGTTGCTGGAACGTCCACATACACTTAAATAGCGTTTCCTCGGTTCGTTAGGCTCCTACCTCATGCGCAAATTTTGTGCTTGTGTTGACGCTCATAATCATGGTTATGCTTAATCTTGCACTTGGGCTGTCACTTATGCTAATAGTCACGCCACTCTTGTGCTCATAATCATGTCCATGTTCTGCTGCTGATGCTCATTCTCATGTTTTTGCTTCTGCTTCTTGCCTATGATTATGCTTGTGCTGACAGCCACGCTCATAGTCATGCCTGTTCTGCTTGTGCTGGCGCTCATACTCATACTGACTCCCATGGTCGTGCCCATGTTCAGCTGCTTATGCTTGGCTGACGCACATAGTCGTGCTCCTGTTTATGCTTGTGGTACGCTTATAATTCTGCTTAGCTTGTTCTGACATTCATGCTCATGATTCTGCTTATGTGTATGCCGACTCTCATACTCATGCACATGTTCTACTTATACTTGTACTGACAGCCATGCCCATACTTATGCTTCAACGTACACTTATGCTCAGTCTACGCCTGAACCCGAACTTAACCCTCCTCCTAAAAAAACTAAAAAGGCATCCCCTGTCATGATAACCATGACAAAGGATGCCCCTTCTTTAACTTATAACTTGGCTGCTCACCAGCGTGCTGATGAACAGATCCTTAATTCATCCATCAACCTTATGCTTTTGGCAGTTGGAATGAGCTTTTGAGTGATACCACGCGGTTAAATACCGGGCGACCTGGCTCGGAATGCTTCGGATCTACGCTGAAGTAGCCGTGACGGAAGAACTGGAATTTATCTTGAGGCTTCGCCTCTTTCATCTCCTGTTCCACGTATCCGTGAACAATCTCAAGGGAATTCGGATTCAGCTGATCCAGGAATGTTTTCTCCGGTTGCTCTTCCACAACCTCAGCTTCAGCCCCAGCTACGACTACCTCTGGTTCGCTGTCTACTTCCGGTGCTTCTGCCGAAATCAGTGGCTCGTACAGACGGAACTCCGCAGGTACCGCTTGGCTCGCTTCCACCCAGTGGATTGTGCCTTTTACTTTACGACCTGTAAATCCACTGCCGCTCTTCGTCTCCACATCATAGGTACAGTGAATTTCGATCACGTTACCTTCTGCATCCTTAATCACATCGTTACACTTGATAAAGTAAGCATGTTTCAGACGAACCTCGTTGCCAGGGAACAAACGGAAATATTTGTTCGGTGGATTCTCCATAAAGTCATCTTGCTCAATATAAATCTCACGGGAGAACGGAATTTGACGGTTACCCATCTCTGGATTCTCCACATTATTCTCAGCCTCAAGCCACTCCACTTGACCCTCAGGGTAGTTCGTAATAACAACCTTGAGTGGGTGCAGAACTGCCATCGTACGCGGAGCTTTCAGTTTCAAGTCTTCCCGTACAAAGTGCTCTAGCGTTTGAATATCGATAACCCCTTGGCTCTTAGAGATGCCTGTCTCAAATACGAAATCACGAATAGCTTCTGGGGTATAACCCCGACGACGCAGACCCGAGATTGTAGGCATACGTGGATCATCCCATCCATCTACATGACCTTCGTCTACAAGTAGCTTCAGCTTCCGTTTACTTGTCACCATCTGGGACAGATTCAAGCGACCAAACTCATATTGATGCGGCCTGCTCTCCATCTCGCACTCAGCGATTACCCAATCATAGAATGGACGTTGATCCTCAAACTCTAGAGAACAGAGGGAGTGCGTCACACCTTCAATAGCATCTTCGAGCGGGTGCGCAAAAGCATACATCGGGTAGATGCACCATTTATCACCTGTGTTGTGATGGTGTGCATGTGAAATCCGGTAAATCACTGGATCACGCAAGTTGATGTTTGGCGAAGCCATATCAATCTTAGCACGCAGCACTTTCTCTCCGTTCTTGAATTCGCCGGCGCGCATACGTGTGAACAGATCAAGATTCTCTTCTACCGAACGATCACGGTACGGGCTGTTCTTACCTGGCTCCGTCAGCGTTCCGCGCATTTGACGAATTTCGTCGGCGCTTTGGTCGTCAACGTAAGCTTTTCCTTTTTGGATCAGCAAGACCGCACGATTGTACATCTCATCGAAATAATCCGAGGCAAAACGCTTCTCGTTCCACTCATATCCGAGCCATTTCACGTCTTCCTGGATGGATTGAACATATTCTACGTCTTCCTTAACCGGGTTCGTGTCATCAAAGCGAAGATTCGTCTTGCCGCCAAACTCGCCGCCCAGCGCAAAGTTAATCCAAATTGCTTTGGCATGTCCGATATGCAGATAACCGTTCGGTTCCGGAGGAAAACGGGTAATAACTTCCTGGACTTTTCCAGACCGGAGATCTTCGGTGATGATATTTTTGATAAAGTTAGGTGGGGTGGTACGATTGTCCACAGCTATCAAACCTTTCATAAATGGATTGGAGCTTCAGGAATTGCAGCAATTCCGCTATCATCCTTTGGATATACGAAGACATCAACCAGAGTAATGTTGCTTTCTGGAAAGTTTCGTACGCGTTTCATTTAAATATACCTTTAACGGAGGATGAGTTCAATAAAGAACGGCACCAAAGTCAGGATCAAACGCATTCAAGATAGGCCTATAACCATTTTGACGGGTGCGCACGAATCATGTAGCATGGTAGTAAAACCAGAATTTAAGGGAGGGTTTCCCAATTGAACACGCTAAAACTGACCAAAGAACAGCAGGATGACGCCATACGCACCATCCAGTCGTATTTCGAAGAGGAACGCGGCGAAGAACTGGGCGATTTGGCAGCTTGGGGTGTACTGGATCTGTTCATGACCCAGCTCGCTCCCTACATATATAATCAGGCCCTCGCTGACGCACGCACCACGACGAATCAACGCATGGCCTCGCTAGAAGAGGATCTGTTTGCATTAGAACGCAAACTGCCCCCTAAGTCCCGATAAAACCCTAAATTGACTAAGAAAGAAGGTTGCACTCATGTTTACCTATTCATTGGATGAATATACCGAACTACGCCCTCTCTCGATGGAGCACACGAAGCCATTGTTCGAACTTACCGATCGTTCACGGGATCAATTAAGACATTGGCTACCGTGGGTGGATCATGTGACCGAAATCGAGCATACCTCAAACTTTATTACCAATGCCTTGAAGCAAGGTGCTGAAAATGGTGGATTCACCGCAGGTGTATGGTTAAAGGGCGAGCTTGCAGGCATCATTGGCTTCCATGAAATTAATTGGACAAATCGCTCCGTAAGCATTGGATACTGGCTTGGAAAAGGTTACGAGGGGCAAGGATTGATGACCAGTGCGTGCCGTGTGCTCGTGGATTATGCACTTGTGACATTGGATCTGAACCGAGTGGAGATTCGTTCGGCAACCAATAACAAACGCAGTCGAGCTATTCCAGAGCGGCTTGGATTCGTGCTAGAGGGTGTCATTCGACAAGCAGAGAAGCTGCCTAAAGGCTACGTAAATCACGCTGTGTATGGCATGTTACAGCATGAATGGGAACTGCTGCGCTAAATGAAGTACATACGACTCTGTGTCATAGCCCCCCTACTTCTATAGGGAGTTATGATATGGATGGAACCAACATGAATCTACACCGAGACTGCAAAATATAATCTAAAGCTCAATGAACCCCCTCTATTCGTTTATATCGACCATAGAGGGGGTTTCACTATTAGTGCGAGTTCAAAAAGGTCGGTTTTCAGTACCGAGAAGATGGGATGAAGATAGAAATGGAGTAGCGGAGCGTAGACAAACCTACGTGAGCAACTACATTGTTTCTGAAGGAAACAAGCTTCGTAAGCATCCACTTATTTCGGCTGAGTACCATCTTCGACGCTGAGATGCCTCAGGGCATCCTTCGTAATCAAAAGCGGACTTTTTGAACAACCTCTATTAAACTTTTGATTATACATTTCCATTATATCTAGAGCCTGACTCAGACCTATCTAGAGTGCTCGTACCATACCGCCGTCTACCACGAGGGAAGCTCCTGTAATATACGTATTGGCACCAGATAGAAGGAATACAACCGCTTTAGCAAACTCCTCCGGTTGTCCATAGCGCCCCAGTGGTATTTCCTTACGGAATTGCTCACCTACTTCTTCAATACTGATTCCATTCTGCTCTGCGCGCGCAGCATCCAGATCACGTATTCGATCCGTGCCAATGCGTCCCGGGGATACGGTATTAATCAGAATGCCATACGGCGCTAATTCCTGTGATAACGTCTTCGCCATACCAAATACACCTGTACGGAAGGTGTTCGATAGGATTAACCCTGGAATCGGCTGCTTCACTGAGGTAGAGGCGATGTTTACGATATGGCCGCCGCTCTCCTTCATATAAGGAAGAACACCACGGATCACTCTCACATAACTGAGTACATTTAACTCGAATGCATGCTCCCAGTCTTCATCTGTCAGCGATTCAAACGTACCTGAGGGCGGCCCGCCTGAGTTATTCACCAGAATATCGATCTGACCAAATAACTCACCTGTCTTGCGGATCAGAGCTTCGATATCTTCCTTACGCGTCACATCGGTTACACAAAATTCAACTCGTCCGCCCCCACCAGCCGCAAGCAGTTCTTCCTTAACTGCCATCAGCTTCTCCTCGTTCCGGCTTGCAAGCATCACATCCGCACCTTCTGCTGCCAATTGAGCTGCCACCGCTTTGCCTAATCCTTGACTCGACGCAAGTACGAGAGCTTTCTTCCCATGAAGTCCCATATCCATCGTTATTCCTCCTTCACGCTTATGCTTCGATAAAATAACTCATCAGAATGTCGTCTACATATTTCCCGTCAATATAAAATTCAGACACTAATCTACCTTCTGTTAAGAAGCCACATTGTGTATAAAAAGCGATAGCCCCCGGATTACTCGATAAAACGCGTAACCGTAGCTTCCTAATCCCCTGCTCACGCGCATGCTGCTTCATCGCATCCATCAACGCTGTCGCAATCCCACAGCGGCGATCATGGGGATGAACTGCAATATTAATCTCATACACATGTTGATTAACAGGCATTGCTGTCGCTGGATGAAAACCGACATAACCACACACGCGTTCACCCTGTACCGCGAGTAGCTGGCTACCCGGAGGACAATGCTGCAGATATTGTTGTCTAGACCGCCAATGAAACGGTGCAGGTGATGTGTTTTTGTCCCACACCAGTGCATCCAAATCCATGAGTTGACGTGTGTCTTGGATCTCGGATGGTCGAATTGTATAGGTATGGCTTGTTAACATAATCGCGCAACCTTTCGTGCAATAATATATCGCTGCGGATCGCAGCATTCTCATAGAGAAGTTTGGTTAGTTTCACGGTTTAGCCTTGCAACTCATCCCTAAAGAGAAATTTCACGAATCGATGGATGAGCGGTAAAGACTACGTTGTTCTATATTGTAGCATAGCCTCAGACTGGACTAAAATCCAAAGCGACGATACGCTCTACTACAGTTTCCTTACACTGTTTGCAAATAATCTAGAATCAACACTTAACCTTAACGTAACGTCATAGTTTATACTGAAAGTAGAAGGAGGTGCAGCAGGATGAACATCAAGGAGGCAGCAGACAGACTTGGTATATCCGCGAGGGCTATTCGTTTTTATGAGGAAAAAGGATTGATATCCCCTGCGAAACAAACGGGGAATGGATACCGAAGTTACACGGAGAATGATATATGGCGCTTACAGACCATCGCCGCCCTTCGTGAGATCGGCATGTCGCTTGAGGATATCGCACACGCCATCGGGGAGATTGACCAAGGTAACCAGCAACGGCTGGAAGAATACCTGGAGCTGCAACAAGCCGTTATGTACGCCCAATGGATTGAACTCAAACGCATGCTGGATACAACCCAACGCATGATTGATCTGAATCGTCAGGACGGGCCACTGGAAGTCAGTCACCTTCATGTGCTTGCAGACAGCTCGCGCCGCTTGCGCGAAGCAAGGCAGAATTGGCATGACCGCTGGAACTACGATACACAGGCCGCCATCCATGACGAGAGGGTGCAAGCTACGAATAGAGCGAAATCTGAACACGTTAAATCTGAACAACTCGAACTATACCACAACTATGATGAAGCCCTTGAACAGACCGCTGATTGGATCTCGCCCATCCTTGGGGAAAAGGGATTGGACATCGGAACCGGGACAGGCAACTTGGCTGGAAGGCTGTTACAGCGAGGTGCGGATATGACAGCGATTGATCAATCACGGGAGATGCTGCGTACCTGTCGCAACAAATATCCCGATATGCATGTGAAGCTTGGTAATTTTCTGGCTCTGCCTTTTGCCGATCATTCCTTCGATTTTGTTGTATCCAGCTTCGCTTTCCATCATCTAAGCCCAGATCAGCAGCTACTAGCACTGGAGGAAATGCAGCGGGTGTTAACCTCACGAGGGCGAATCTGCCTCACTGACCTTATGTTCACAGATGCTGACCACCGGGATGCATTTACGGATCAGGTTAAGGCCACCGGACAGGAAGAGTGGCTACGCGCTGTTCGAGAGCGCCACTTCCCCTTACTCAATGAACTGTGCGCATGGCTGGAGAGCCACGGGTATGTGACGAAGCTTATTCGTTACAATGAGCTATTGCATACCGTGCTGGCCGTTCCACTGCGTTAAGGGGTGTAGGGCGTAAACTCCATCAAGTTCCGTTGGGTTTCCACTGAAACCTTATAACTGTAGTCGTATCCCTATTCTGAAATATGTAGTTTATAATAAGCCTGATTATAGGAATACCTTTCATGCCAAATACTAAATATCATTTTCTCATATATATAGAAAAGAAGCCCCCTCGTAAATGGATAGACTGACTTCCACTGATCAAGGTAGAGCTTCTTTTTTTAGTGTATAGGGGACAGAAGAGAGTACCAACAAGATTGTATATTATTTGTCTCTCTCCTGATTACA
This genomic interval carries:
- a CDS encoding SDR family oxidoreductase, which gives rise to MDMGLHGKKALVLASSQGLGKAVAAQLAAEGADVMLASRNEEKLMAVKEELLAAGGGGRVEFCVTDVTRKEDIEALIRKTGELFGQIDILVNNSGGPPSGTFESLTDEDWEHAFELNVLSYVRVIRGVLPYMKESGGHIVNIASTSVKQPIPGLILSNTFRTGVFGMAKTLSQELAPYGILINTVSPGRIGTDRIRDLDAARAEQNGISIEEVGEQFRKEIPLGRYGQPEEFAKAVVFLLSGANTYITGASLVVDGGMVRAL
- a CDS encoding GNAT family N-acetyltransferase gives rise to the protein MLTSHTYTIRPSEIQDTRQLMDLDALVWDKNTSPAPFHWRSRQQYLQHCPPGSQLLAVQGERVCGYVGFHPATAMPVNQHVYEINIAVHPHDRRCGIATALMDAMKQHAREQGIRKLRLRVLSSNPGAIAFYTQCGFLTEGRLVSEFYIDGKYVDDILMSYFIEA
- a CDS encoding methyltransferase domain-containing protein — its product is MNIKEAADRLGISARAIRFYEEKGLISPAKQTGNGYRSYTENDIWRLQTIAALREIGMSLEDIAHAIGEIDQGNQQRLEEYLELQQAVMYAQWIELKRMLDTTQRMIDLNRQDGPLEVSHLHVLADSSRRLREARQNWHDRWNYDTQAAIHDERVQATNRAKSEHVKSEQLELYHNYDEALEQTADWISPILGEKGLDIGTGTGNLAGRLLQRGADMTAIDQSREMLRTCRNKYPDMHVKLGNFLALPFADHSFDFVVSSFAFHHLSPDQQLLALEEMQRVLTSRGRICLTDLMFTDADHRDAFTDQVKATGQEEWLRAVRERHFPLLNELCAWLESHGYVTKLIRYNELLHTVLAVPLR